In Paenibacillus phoenicis, one genomic interval encodes:
- a CDS encoding amino acid ABC transporter ATP-binding protein: protein MIQLRQLSKSFGRQQVLKSIDLTVNQGDVVVILGPSGSGKTTLLRCINYLEKPSGGEIAIGDYRVNCSRATKKDIHALRQKTAMVFQQYNLFRHKTALENVMEGLVIVKKIPKEEAKARSIALLEKVGLAGKLDAYPSQLSGGQQQRVGIARALALEPEVILFDEPTSALDPELVGEVLEVIRKIAKEGITMIVVTHEMGFARDVANHAVFMDGGVIVEEGSPAELLYHPREERTKQFLKRITPEPSYSI from the coding sequence ATGATTCAGCTTCGTCAATTATCCAAGTCTTTTGGGCGCCAGCAGGTCTTAAAATCGATTGATCTGACGGTGAACCAAGGCGATGTCGTAGTCATTCTGGGACCAAGCGGCTCCGGCAAAACGACGCTGCTGCGATGCATCAACTATCTGGAGAAGCCCAGCGGCGGCGAGATTGCCATCGGCGATTACCGGGTGAACTGCAGCCGCGCGACCAAGAAAGACATTCATGCCCTCCGGCAAAAGACGGCGATGGTGTTTCAGCAATATAACTTGTTTCGGCACAAGACGGCGCTGGAGAACGTGATGGAAGGCTTGGTGATCGTCAAAAAAATACCCAAGGAAGAAGCCAAAGCCCGCAGCATCGCTTTGCTGGAGAAGGTGGGGCTGGCCGGTAAGCTGGACGCTTATCCAAGCCAGCTGTCCGGAGGCCAGCAGCAGCGGGTGGGCATTGCCCGAGCACTGGCGCTTGAGCCGGAGGTTATTTTATTTGACGAACCTACGTCGGCGCTGGACCCGGAGCTGGTTGGCGAAGTGCTGGAGGTCATTCGCAAGATTGCCAAGGAAGGGATCACGATGATCGTCGTGACCCATGAGATGGGGTTTGCCCGGGATGTGGCCAACCACGCCGTATTTATGGACGGCGGCGTCATCGTGGAAGAAGGGAGCCCGGCGGAGCTGCTGTATCATCCGCGTGAAGAGCGGACGAAGCAGTTTCTGAAACGGATTACCCCTGAGCCGAGCTATAGCATTTAA
- a CDS encoding LysR family transcriptional regulator: MNIDHIEAFVYINHYGSFNKAAEVLFLSQPTVTARIQSLERELDCRLFDRLGKQIQLTEKGKQFLPYAQQILQIYQKGKHHLHSRPGTPEELRIGSTVSVSNYLMPHLLVLLHQRFPLINFKVTTGPTDVLAGKLAAKEIDVAFARKQMSPSFQSYPFYDDPIRLYVYKDHPLAAAGSASIRDIRREPLVFFECGSLDWMRIHRAFESLEQPPNIVFQVDNAETAKKLVISRAGICFLPGLSARQEVQEGILVPVDILETAGVSLQTHLISLSGENNVFLDALLELGASPIDDLHVPIEKLD; the protein is encoded by the coding sequence TTGAACATCGATCATATTGAGGCGTTTGTATACATCAATCACTACGGCAGCTTCAACAAAGCGGCGGAGGTGTTATTTCTTTCGCAGCCGACGGTGACCGCGCGGATTCAATCGCTGGAGCGGGAGCTGGATTGCCGATTGTTCGATCGCTTGGGGAAACAAATCCAGCTGACGGAGAAGGGAAAACAATTTCTGCCTTATGCCCAGCAAATCCTCCAGATCTACCAAAAGGGAAAACATCATCTCCATTCCCGGCCGGGTACCCCTGAGGAGCTTCGGATTGGCAGCACCGTTTCCGTGTCCAACTATTTAATGCCGCACCTGCTCGTGCTTCTGCATCAACGCTTTCCGCTGATCAACTTCAAGGTGACAACCGGTCCGACTGACGTTCTGGCAGGCAAGCTGGCGGCCAAGGAAATCGATGTGGCATTTGCACGCAAGCAGATGAGTCCGTCGTTCCAATCCTATCCTTTCTATGATGATCCGATCCGGCTATACGTGTATAAGGATCACCCGCTTGCCGCTGCCGGAAGTGCATCCATCCGCGACATCCGGCGGGAACCGCTGGTGTTCTTCGAATGCGGCTCCCTCGACTGGATGCGAATTCACCGCGCGTTCGAAAGCCTGGAGCAGCCGCCAAACATCGTGTTTCAAGTCGATAATGCCGAGACTGCGAAGAAGCTTGTGATCAGCCGGGCCGGCATCTGCTTTCTCCCTGGGTTGTCCGCCAGACAAGAAGTGCAGGAGGGAATCCTCGTGCCGGTAGACATCCTTGAGACGGCAGGCGTTTCTTTACAAACCCACCTTATCTCCCTCAGCGGTGAAAACAACGTGTTTTTGGACGCTTTGTTAGAGCTAGGCGCTTCTCCTATCGACGATTTGCATGTACCCATAGAAAAACTCGATTAG
- a CDS encoding amidohydrolase, which yields MSNDTYTTQELSGTAAERFVEIRRELHRYPELSNEEFETTRQIRGWLEEAGIRILDIPLTTGLVAEVGGLQGGPVIALRADIDALPIQEETGLPFASANPGKMHACGHDFHTAALIGTAYALKAREAELKGTVRLIFQPAEEKAKGARQVIASGALDGVQAIFGMHNKPDLPVGTIGIKSGALMAAADGFVVEVAGRGTHAAVPEAGNDPIVTAAHLVTVLQSIISRNVGSLESAVISVTKLHSGTAWNVVPETALLEGTIRTFDEEVRRRVLQRFEEVVQGVAAAFGTTASVRWIEGPPPVLNDPKLAELGLAAAEAAGYQGIMPVPSPAGEDFSWYQREVPGLFVFMGTDGPQEWHHPAFDLDERAIPVSIGFFTKLAELALEELARDNRRKEGASR from the coding sequence ATGTCTAACGATACTTATACGACTCAAGAGTTGTCCGGTACAGCGGCAGAGCGGTTCGTAGAGATTCGCCGGGAGTTGCACCGGTACCCGGAACTGTCAAACGAAGAGTTCGAGACGACCCGTCAAATTCGCGGCTGGCTGGAGGAAGCGGGCATCCGGATCCTGGACATTCCGCTGACAACGGGGCTGGTAGCCGAGGTTGGCGGGCTCCAGGGCGGGCCGGTGATCGCGCTTCGGGCGGATATCGACGCACTGCCGATTCAGGAGGAGACGGGACTCCCGTTTGCTTCGGCGAATCCCGGCAAGATGCACGCCTGCGGGCATGATTTCCATACTGCCGCCCTGATCGGTACGGCGTATGCGTTGAAAGCGCGGGAGGCAGAGCTGAAGGGCACGGTCCGGCTGATCTTCCAGCCAGCCGAAGAGAAGGCCAAAGGCGCGCGGCAAGTCATCGCCAGCGGGGCGCTCGACGGGGTGCAGGCGATCTTCGGCATGCACAATAAGCCCGATCTTCCCGTCGGGACGATCGGGATCAAGAGCGGCGCGCTTATGGCCGCCGCCGATGGCTTTGTTGTAGAGGTCGCCGGACGGGGGACCCACGCTGCCGTGCCGGAAGCCGGCAACGATCCGATCGTCACCGCCGCGCATCTCGTGACGGTGCTGCAATCGATTATCAGCCGGAACGTTGGTTCCCTGGAAAGTGCCGTCATCAGCGTCACGAAGCTGCACAGCGGCACGGCGTGGAACGTCGTCCCTGAAACAGCGCTGCTGGAGGGCACGATCCGCACCTTTGATGAAGAGGTACGGCGGCGGGTGCTGCAGCGCTTCGAAGAGGTGGTTCAAGGAGTGGCGGCTGCATTTGGCACGACAGCTTCCGTCCGCTGGATCGAAGGGCCGCCGCCCGTGCTGAACGATCCCAAGCTGGCGGAGCTTGGGCTGGCGGCCGCAGAGGCGGCGGGGTATCAGGGCATCATGCCGGTTCCGTCGCCGGCAGGAGAGGATTTTTCGTGGTATCAACGGGAAGTTCCGGGGCTCTTCGTCTTTATGGGGACGGATGGGCCGCAGGAATGGCATCATCCAGCCTTTGATCTTGACGAGCGGGCGATTCCGGTAAGCATCGGCTTCTTCACGAAGCTGGCGGAGCTGGCATTGGAGGAGCTGGCACGGGATAACCGACGGAAGGAAGGCGCGTCCCGATGA
- a CDS encoding DinB family protein translates to MTKVNFEAFLNTHGQLVTAIDGLSEEQTTWKPKPESWSVLEVLTHLVDHSIVVSFRIRDILAGTEARLPAFNQDAWISGQYANAGKVSDVLQAFHALLLYNSLLLSRLDAADLEKTGVNAKGETVSIKDIVEGFTNHVQRHLGQIDRIKQAAGFALSKS, encoded by the coding sequence ATGACTAAAGTAAATTTTGAAGCTTTTTTGAATACACATGGACAGCTCGTTACGGCCATTGATGGCCTCAGCGAGGAGCAGACCACTTGGAAGCCAAAGCCGGAGAGCTGGAGCGTACTGGAGGTATTAACCCACTTGGTGGATCACAGTATCGTTGTCTCTTTTCGGATCCGGGATATTCTGGCGGGAACGGAGGCGCGGCTGCCGGCTTTTAACCAAGACGCCTGGATCAGCGGGCAATATGCCAACGCAGGTAAAGTCTCCGATGTGCTGCAGGCCTTTCATGCGTTGCTTTTGTACAACAGCCTGCTGTTAAGCCGCCTGGATGCGGCCGACTTGGAGAAAACCGGCGTGAACGCCAAGGGAGAAACTGTCTCCATCAAGGATATTGTCGAGGGCTTTACCAACCACGTCCAACGTCATTTGGGGCAAATCGATCGAATCAAACAAGCAGCCGGGTTTGCCCTAAGCAAGAGCTAA
- a CDS encoding amino acid ABC transporter permease: protein MKIDPSFIWTAFVQLLSAIPTTLMITAVSVSVGFVIGVITALFRLYRVPVLGQISTAYVTFIRGTPMLTHLLLIYFGLPVIIDGLSEGFGWGFKSASIPMIAFAYISFSITAGAYMSEVVRSGLLAVNRGQLEAAYSIGMTTFQALRRIVFPQALAFSLPNLSNSAIGMLHGSTLAFTVSVVDINAKAQIVASTNWKFFEAYVAAALIFWGLTVLIERLTARLEKRIQLYNRGGVA, encoded by the coding sequence ATGAAAATCGACCCTTCGTTTATCTGGACGGCCTTCGTTCAGCTGTTATCGGCGATTCCCACCACCTTAATGATCACTGCCGTGTCCGTCTCGGTTGGGTTTGTCATTGGCGTGATCACCGCGCTGTTCCGGCTGTATCGGGTTCCTGTGCTGGGGCAAATCTCCACCGCTTATGTCACCTTTATTCGCGGAACGCCCATGCTGACGCACTTATTGCTGATTTACTTCGGGTTGCCGGTCATTATTGACGGCTTATCGGAGGGGTTCGGCTGGGGCTTTAAGTCCGCCTCCATTCCGATGATTGCTTTTGCCTATATTTCCTTTTCTATCACGGCCGGGGCTTATATGTCCGAGGTCGTCCGCTCGGGGCTGCTGGCGGTGAACCGCGGGCAGCTCGAAGCAGCCTATTCCATCGGGATGACGACGTTTCAGGCGCTGCGGCGGATCGTGTTCCCCCAGGCGCTGGCGTTCAGCCTGCCGAACCTGTCCAACTCGGCGATCGGGATGCTGCACGGGTCGACGCTGGCTTTTACCGTATCCGTCGTGGATATTAACGCGAAAGCGCAAATCGTTGCCTCGACCAACTGGAAGTTTTTTGAGGCCTATGTTGCGGCGGCGTTGATTTTCTGGGGGCTGACCGTCCTGATCGAACGGCTCACGGCGCGGCTCGAGAAACGAATCCAACTTTACAATCGGGGGGGAGTGGCATGA
- a CDS encoding LLM class flavin-dependent oxidoreductase, whose translation MGLTISVLDQSPVYPGESAEQAFKHTVSLARKSEELGFRRFWVSEHHDSEQVAGSSPEVLISYLLAKTSTIRIGSGGVMLQHYSPYKVAENFNVLASLAPGRVDLGVGRAPGGLPKSTQALQQGVRESATLTDKIVELRKYVQNRLEADHPLAGLRAAPLPAEAPELYVLGASVDSAQIAAGLGLPYVFSLFINGDPAIALKAIQTYRERFEASHGTEPQVILALSVIVAESEAEAAELAGNQKVVKVRLASGKLVTLGTREQAEEFGRQAGEPYTIEEQEPWIVKGTKATVREQLFALQKDTGIEEVIVTSNITPFEKRVRSFELLREALVEVTVEA comes from the coding sequence ATGGGACTCACGATTAGCGTGTTGGATCAAAGCCCGGTTTACCCGGGGGAGAGTGCGGAGCAGGCGTTTAAGCATACCGTATCGCTGGCCCGCAAATCCGAGGAGCTGGGGTTCCGGCGGTTTTGGGTGTCTGAGCATCATGATTCGGAGCAGGTGGCCGGTTCCTCGCCCGAGGTGCTGATTTCCTACCTTCTGGCGAAAACGAGCACGATCCGGATCGGCTCCGGCGGCGTGATGCTCCAGCATTACAGCCCATATAAGGTGGCGGAAAATTTCAACGTGCTGGCTTCTCTGGCGCCGGGGCGGGTCGACCTTGGCGTTGGCCGGGCTCCAGGAGGTTTGCCGAAGAGCACGCAGGCTTTGCAGCAAGGTGTAAGGGAATCGGCGACCCTGACGGACAAAATCGTGGAGCTGCGCAAATACGTGCAGAACCGCCTGGAGGCGGACCATCCGCTGGCCGGATTGCGCGCGGCCCCGCTCCCGGCGGAGGCTCCTGAGCTCTACGTGCTTGGGGCGAGCGTGGATAGTGCGCAAATCGCTGCAGGACTAGGCTTGCCTTATGTGTTTTCCTTGTTTATTAACGGGGATCCGGCGATTGCGCTCAAGGCGATCCAAACCTACCGGGAGAGATTTGAGGCGTCCCACGGTACCGAGCCTCAAGTCATCCTGGCGTTGTCCGTCATCGTCGCCGAATCTGAAGCGGAAGCCGCCGAGCTTGCCGGCAATCAGAAGGTTGTGAAGGTGCGGCTCGCCAGCGGCAAATTGGTGACGCTTGGCACACGGGAGCAAGCGGAAGAGTTCGGCCGTCAGGCCGGAGAGCCCTATACGATCGAGGAGCAGGAGCCTTGGATTGTTAAAGGGACCAAGGCAACGGTCCGGGAGCAGCTGTTCGCGCTGCAGAAGGACACCGGCATCGAGGAAGTGATTGTCACCAGCAATATCACGCCTTTCGAGAAGCGAGTCCGCTCCTTTGAGCTGCTTCGCGAAGCATTAGTCGAAGTGACGGTGGAGGCGTAA
- the solA gene encoding N-methyl-L-tryptophan oxidase, which translates to MSTPAVYDVIVVGAGSMGMSAGYYLARKGLRTLLIDAFDPPHREGSHHGEPRLIRHAYSGDPVYTELAVRAHRLWNEVEELTGTRLLEPSGVLNIADRTIYSFKERIAQSEALGVRTEWLDAAEIRARWPELTIPDSFEAMYEPDAGYLYSERCVEAYRKLALAQGAELLTYAIVRDLKVHSGAGGVTVYTADDKFHAGAVLLTAGAWFSTLAPFVNLPIRAVRKVVGWFETTGPGFDAGRFPGFTLGTPEGGYYGFPNIGGAGLKIGRHDGGIPWTPGETLAPFGSRPEDEADLRRVLSAYMPGAAGRLKQGAVCKYEMSPDEDFIIDRHPEHPQVWVAGGFSGHGFKFASVIGERLADLVEKGKTDDSLRPFALDRFGQLAK; encoded by the coding sequence ATGAGCACGCCCGCCGTTTATGACGTCATCGTCGTTGGCGCAGGCTCCATGGGGATGAGCGCCGGGTACTATTTGGCCCGTAAGGGGCTGCGAACGCTGCTGATCGATGCTTTTGATCCGCCGCACCGGGAAGGCAGCCATCACGGCGAACCCCGGCTGATCCGGCATGCTTACAGCGGAGATCCCGTGTATACGGAATTGGCGGTTCGCGCCCACCGCTTATGGAATGAAGTGGAGGAGCTGACCGGAACTCGGCTGCTGGAGCCGTCCGGCGTGCTGAATATCGCGGATCGCACCATCTATTCCTTTAAGGAGCGAATTGCGCAATCGGAGGCGCTGGGCGTCCGTACGGAATGGCTGGATGCGGCAGAAATCCGCGCCCGCTGGCCAGAGCTGACGATCCCGGATTCGTTTGAGGCGATGTATGAGCCGGACGCCGGGTACTTGTACAGCGAGCGATGTGTGGAGGCGTATCGCAAGCTGGCGTTGGCACAAGGCGCGGAGCTGCTGACGTACGCCATCGTGCGGGATTTGAAGGTACACAGCGGAGCAGGCGGCGTGACGGTTTATACCGCGGACGACAAGTTTCATGCCGGGGCCGTTCTGCTTACTGCCGGGGCATGGTTCAGCACGCTCGCCCCGTTCGTCAACCTTCCCATTCGCGCCGTGCGCAAGGTGGTCGGATGGTTCGAGACAACCGGTCCTGGCTTCGACGCGGGACGTTTTCCCGGGTTTACATTGGGGACGCCGGAAGGCGGGTATTACGGGTTCCCGAACATCGGCGGAGCCGGTCTTAAGATCGGCCGCCATGACGGCGGAATCCCCTGGACCCCGGGGGAGACGTTGGCGCCTTTCGGAAGCCGTCCCGAGGATGAAGCGGATTTGCGCCGCGTGCTGTCAGCCTATATGCCGGGGGCGGCCGGCCGCCTAAAGCAAGGCGCGGTCTGCAAATACGAGATGTCGCCGGATGAGGACTTTATCATCGACCGGCATCCAGAGCACCCGCAGGTTTGGGTGGCGGGCGGCTTTTCCGGACACGGCTTCAAATTTGCCAGCGTGATTGGGGAGCGGCTTGCGGACTTGGTTGAAAAAGGGAAGACGGATGACTCGCTGCGGCCGTTTGCGCTGGATCGTTTTGGCCAGTTGGCGAAGTAG
- a CDS encoding amino acid ABC transporter permease, with product MGAPFDFSFVISAFSKLWSTLGVTLLIVGGSLLTGMIVGFVIAFPRLYRIPVLQQFSKVYVSFFRGTPILIQLFLFYYGLPELLKLVHLDISRAPVLFFVILTYGLHTGAFMSEMIRASVTAVDRGQVEAAYAIGMKGHQAFTRIVLPQALAVAVPVFSNMVIALLKDTSLAFTLGVMELTGKAQTLGALTQHFIEAYLALAFIYLVVSFTLEKLLRAAERRLLKHEQTDGAERRRFRIERKPSLRAMFAGIGAEKGGAKL from the coding sequence ATGGGGGCACCGTTTGATTTTTCTTTCGTGATCAGCGCCTTTTCGAAGCTGTGGTCGACGCTGGGCGTCACCTTGCTGATTGTGGGCGGGTCGCTGCTGACGGGAATGATCGTCGGGTTTGTGATCGCGTTCCCCCGGCTGTATCGGATTCCGGTGTTGCAGCAGTTTTCGAAGGTATATGTCTCTTTTTTCAGAGGGACGCCGATCTTGATCCAATTGTTCCTGTTCTACTATGGCTTGCCGGAGCTGTTGAAGCTGGTCCACCTGGATATCTCCCGAGCGCCCGTGTTGTTCTTCGTCATTTTGACCTACGGCCTGCACACCGGAGCCTTTATGTCGGAGATGATCCGCGCTTCGGTGACGGCCGTGGATCGGGGACAGGTCGAAGCAGCCTATGCGATCGGGATGAAGGGGCATCAAGCATTCACCCGAATTGTATTGCCGCAAGCGTTGGCGGTGGCGGTGCCGGTCTTCTCCAATATGGTGATTGCCTTGTTGAAGGATACTTCGCTGGCGTTTACCCTTGGCGTCATGGAACTCACCGGCAAAGCCCAGACGCTTGGCGCGCTTACTCAGCATTTTATTGAAGCGTATTTGGCTCTGGCGTTCATCTATTTGGTCGTGAGCTTCACATTAGAGAAGCTGCTGCGGGCCGCCGAACGGCGTTTGCTGAAGCATGAGCAGACGGATGGGGCGGAGAGAAGGAGGTTCCGGATCGAGCGGAAGCCATCGCTTCGGGCCATGTTCGCCGGGATCGGCGCGGAGAAAGGAGGCGCAAAACTATGA
- the ssuE gene encoding NADPH-dependent FMN reductase encodes MSKIVIIAGSPTLGSRLFGLTDYVQEKLTQAGNSIDWFSAAELPAEDLLRANFNSEVVKELNAAVEAADAVIIASPVYKASYSGALKTILDLIPQKGLQGKVVLPLFIGGTIAHLLAVDYALKPVVAALGGTHILSGVFAVDQWVSRLENGGFALEEQLRVRLDEEVAELNRELARYRLGAEEQKQGQVV; translated from the coding sequence ATGAGCAAAATCGTTATTATCGCTGGGAGTCCAACCTTAGGTTCACGGTTGTTCGGATTAACGGATTACGTACAGGAGAAGTTGACCCAAGCGGGCAATTCCATCGATTGGTTCTCGGCGGCAGAGCTGCCGGCGGAGGATTTGCTCCGGGCGAATTTCAACAGCGAGGTTGTGAAGGAGCTGAACGCAGCGGTTGAAGCGGCCGATGCCGTTATCATCGCCAGCCCGGTCTATAAAGCGTCTTATTCGGGCGCGCTGAAGACGATCCTGGATTTGATCCCGCAAAAAGGGCTCCAAGGCAAAGTAGTGCTGCCGCTGTTCATCGGCGGGACGATTGCCCATTTGCTGGCGGTGGATTACGCGTTGAAGCCGGTGGTTGCGGCGCTTGGCGGAACTCATATTCTCAGCGGTGTATTTGCCGTCGATCAATGGGTTAGCCGGTTGGAGAACGGCGGGTTTGCGCTGGAAGAGCAGCTTCGGGTGCGGCTGGACGAGGAGGTAGCCGAGCTGAACCGGGAACTGGCCCGTTATCGGCTTGGGGCAGAGGAGCAGAAGCAAGGCCAGGTTGTGTAA
- a CDS encoding LLM class flavin-dependent oxidoreductase has product MAKPRQLKLGALLHGVGGGTSLWRHPDVQADASVNIDVYKRWVQKAEAGKFDLVFIADGLYITEKSIPHFLNRFEPLTLLSALAAVSKHVGLVGTLSTSYSEPFTVARQFASLDMISGGRAGWNVVTSPLEGSALNYGKKEHPDHAKRYRIATEFLEVVRGLWDSWEDDAFVRDKETGVFFDPEKMHTLNHVGEFFSVKGPLNIARSKQGQPVIFQAGSSEVGKNYAAKHADSVFTGHETIEDAQAFYQDVKSRAASFGRNPEEVLIFPGISPILGRTPEEAERKYQEVASLVTIENALDYLGRFFEHHDFSQYPLDEPFPDVGDLGKNSFQSSTDKIKKDAKEKGLTLRQVALQVATPRGGFIGTPVQVADRIQAWFEGGAADGFMITAAVPNGLEDFVDLVVPILQERDLFRTEYESDTLRGNLGLPFPENRYTLERKAVAAKS; this is encoded by the coding sequence ATGGCGAAACCAAGACAACTCAAATTAGGCGCATTATTGCACGGGGTAGGAGGAGGAACCTCCCTGTGGCGTCATCCGGATGTGCAGGCGGATGCCAGCGTGAATATCGACGTGTATAAACGTTGGGTGCAAAAGGCGGAGGCCGGCAAATTCGACCTGGTATTTATTGCGGACGGCTTATACATCACGGAGAAATCGATCCCCCATTTCCTGAACCGCTTTGAGCCCTTAACGCTCCTCAGCGCCCTGGCGGCGGTCAGCAAGCATGTGGGTCTGGTCGGAACGTTGTCCACTTCGTACAGCGAGCCGTTTACCGTTGCCCGGCAGTTCGCCTCCTTGGACATGATCAGCGGAGGGCGCGCAGGCTGGAACGTCGTAACCTCCCCGTTGGAAGGCTCGGCGCTGAACTATGGGAAGAAGGAGCATCCGGACCATGCCAAACGTTACCGGATTGCCACCGAGTTTCTGGAGGTGGTCCGCGGTCTGTGGGATTCGTGGGAGGACGACGCATTTGTGCGGGATAAGGAGACGGGGGTATTTTTTGATCCGGAAAAAATGCACACGCTGAACCACGTCGGAGAATTCTTCTCGGTGAAGGGGCCGCTGAACATCGCCCGCTCTAAGCAAGGGCAACCCGTGATCTTCCAGGCGGGCTCCTCTGAGGTCGGCAAAAATTACGCAGCCAAGCACGCGGACTCCGTGTTCACCGGGCATGAGACGATCGAGGACGCGCAAGCTTTCTACCAAGATGTGAAGTCCCGCGCCGCATCGTTTGGACGGAATCCGGAGGAAGTCCTGATCTTTCCGGGGATCAGCCCGATCCTTGGCCGTACGCCGGAGGAAGCGGAACGCAAATATCAAGAGGTCGCCAGCCTGGTGACGATCGAGAATGCGCTGGACTATTTGGGCCGTTTCTTCGAGCATCATGATTTCTCCCAATATCCGCTGGATGAGCCGTTCCCGGATGTCGGGGATTTGGGCAAAAACAGCTTCCAAAGCAGCACGGATAAAATCAAAAAAGACGCCAAGGAAAAAGGGTTGACGTTAAGACAAGTGGCGCTTCAAGTCGCAACGCCGCGCGGCGGATTTATCGGGACGCCGGTGCAGGTCGCAGACCGGATTCAGGCCTGGTTCGAGGGAGGCGCAGCCGACGGGTTTATGATTACCGCTGCCGTTCCGAACGGGCTGGAGGATTTTGTGGATCTGGTCGTACCGATTCTGCAGGAGCGCGACCTGTTCCGGACTGAATACGAAAGCGATACGCTGCGCGGCAACCTGGGCCTGCCGTTTCCGGAGAACCGATATACGCTGGAGCGTAAAGCGGTAGCGGCTAAATCCTGA
- a CDS encoding transporter substrate-binding domain-containing protein, protein MKRWLSAAAVLVLAGALAGCGAGASGGTEAKDTAASADTGEVKKIIVGTGTGFPKVCFIDENGKLTGFDVELVREIDQRLEEYEFEFQTQEFSNLLLSLETKKIDFVAHEMEKNPERSEKYLFNKEPYAHWRNKIIVAKDNNTIHSLDDLKGKKVLTSPTSAQAQILENYNKENNNAIEIVYQSGAANDTVSQITSGRVEATLGADFSLSLIDPQGKLKTTGEELSQADILFVFRKDDPEGQKLADAIDGVIKELKADGTLGKLSKEWLGEDFTS, encoded by the coding sequence ATGAAGAGATGGTTAAGTGCAGCGGCCGTACTGGTGTTAGCGGGGGCGCTGGCAGGATGCGGAGCGGGAGCGTCCGGCGGGACGGAAGCGAAGGATACGGCGGCGAGTGCGGACACGGGGGAAGTGAAGAAAATCATCGTAGGGACGGGCACAGGCTTTCCGAAAGTATGCTTTATCGACGAGAACGGGAAATTAACCGGATTTGACGTTGAGCTGGTCCGCGAGATCGATCAGCGTCTTGAGGAATATGAATTCGAGTTCCAGACCCAGGAGTTTTCCAACCTGCTGCTGAGCTTGGAGACGAAGAAGATCGATTTTGTCGCTCATGAGATGGAGAAGAACCCGGAGCGGTCCGAGAAATACCTGTTTAACAAAGAGCCCTACGCGCACTGGAGAAATAAGATCATCGTCGCGAAAGACAACAATACGATTCATTCCTTGGATGATTTGAAGGGGAAGAAGGTGTTGACCTCACCAACCAGCGCGCAGGCACAAATTTTGGAGAACTACAACAAGGAAAATAACAATGCTATCGAGATCGTGTACCAGAGCGGTGCAGCCAACGATACGGTCAGCCAAATCACTTCCGGCCGCGTCGAAGCCACATTGGGAGCGGACTTCTCGCTGTCGCTGATCGATCCTCAAGGCAAGCTGAAGACGACCGGGGAGGAGCTGTCACAAGCCGATATTCTCTTCGTCTTCCGCAAAGACGATCCGGAGGGACAGAAGCTGGCGGATGCGATCGACGGGGTCATCAAGGAATTGAAGGCGGATGGAACCTTAGGCAAGCTGAGCAAGGAATGGCTGGGAGAAGACTTCACTAGCTAA